One part of the Eleginops maclovinus isolate JMC-PN-2008 ecotype Puerto Natales chromosome 14, JC_Emac_rtc_rv5, whole genome shotgun sequence genome encodes these proteins:
- the LOC134875985 gene encoding doublesex- and mab-3-related transcription factor A1-like, producing MEGRITQLGLAGHSASPLGGMQVPPALLRPPPLFLRACNPVLERGYPRTPKCARCRNHGVVSALKGHKRFCRWRDCVCAKCTLIAERQRVMAAQVALRRQQAQEESEARELRIMFPGGPGISAGESGCPPPTPEASSSALHRFSVFGEESHKDDDALSRFSLYSGFLARPLFAPHCTRLPSPTERTAVCPNRDSSTSVTGESSSPSPVCEQRSERADSPQSTPSSSDPESGSESEKPRDFQGLERDPTDIMAKIFPQQRRDTLESMVRTCKGDLVRSIELVLSSKDNHLDSEGSSVGKLPCGALGSRSAFSPLHMHPTAAGGEGVFGISPRFGVSPLRLAYSSASGFMSPYMSSGLMPMFPLRPPLDSYSFPGMIRDLSSLQKESRCSPGLYSRLSSDK from the exons ATGGAAGGCAGGATCACCCAACTCGGCCTGGCCGGGCACAGCGCCTCCCCTCTCGGAGGAATGCAGGTTCCCCCAGCCCTTCTGCggccccctcctctcttcctgcgGGCCTGTAACCCCGTTCTTGAGAGGGGCTACCCCCGCACCCCGAAGTGTGCCAGGTGCAGGAACCACGGCGTGGTGTCTGCACTGAAGGGCCACAAGCGCTTCTGCCGCTGGAGGGACTGCGTGTGCGCAAAGTGCACGCTGATAGCGGAGCGGCAGCGCGTGATGGCCGCGCAGGTGGCCCTGAGAAGGCAGCAGGCCCAGGAGGAGAGCGAGGCGCGGGAGCTCCGGATCATGTTCCCCGGGGGCCCCGGGATCTCTGCCGGGGAGAGTGGGTGCCCTCCGCCGACCCCAGAAGCCTCTAGCAGCGCTCTGCACAGGTTCAGTGTGTTTGGAGAAGAGAGCCACAAAGATG ATGATGCACTGAGCCGGTTCAGCCTGTACAGCGGGTTCCTGGCTCGGCCCCTGTTTGCCCCTCACTGCACGAGGCTGCCCTCCCCAACTGAGAGGACAGCGGTGTGTCCAAACAGGGACAGCAGCACCTCAGTGACCGGAGAGAGCAGCAGCCCCTCCCCTGTGTGTGAGCAACGCTCAGAGCGTGCGGACAGTCCGCAAAGCACCCCCTCCTCCTCGGATCCGGAGTCAGGAAGTGAATCGGAGAAGCCCAGGGACTTCCAGGGTCTGGAGCGAGACCCCACTGACATCATGGCCAAGATCTTCCCCCAGCAGCGGCGCGACACCCTTGAGTCCATGGTACGTACCTGTAAAGGAGACCTGGTCCGGTCCATAGAGCTGGTGCTGAGCTCCAAGGACAACCATCTGGACTCCGAGGGCTCCTCTGTTGGTAAGCTCCCCTGCGGAGCTCTGGGGAGCCGATCTGCTTTCTCCCCGCTGCACATGCACCCCACGGCCGCAGGAGGGGAGGGTGTGTTCGGGATCAGCCCTCGCTTCGGGGTCAGCCCCCTCCGGCTGGCCTACTCCTCCGCAAGCGGCTTTATGTCCCCGTATATGAGCTCTGGACTGATGCCTATGTTCCCCCTGCGGCCCCCCCTGGACTCCTACTCCTTTCCGGGCATGATCCGGGACCTGTCTTCCCTTCAGAAGGAGTCTCGGTGCAGCCCGGGGCTCTACAGCAGACTCAGCTCCGACAAATga